ACTGCCAGGTCTGCTCCATGGCATATCGCATCAACGGCTGAATCTAACACGTAAACTTTTGGTAAGAACTTAATCGTTGTCTCGACCGGTTGAACAATTTTCCTCAAACTATGCTCTTCACCGTTTTCCTTGTAAAGCTTAACGACCTCGTACACGTCCAATAACGTGACCGAAGTATCTTCATCGTAAGGTCCAGCTCTTATCCTTCTAAGCTCTTGCATGTGTGCTCCGCATCCTAAGTATAACCCGAGATCATAACAATACTTCCTTATGTAAGTCCCACCAGAGCAGGCTATTCGCATCAAGACGTCCCTACCATTTCGCTCGATTATTTCAGCAGAGTATATCGTCCTTATCCTGGGTTTTCTTGCAACGGAAGACCTTACCGGCGGTACCTGATATATCTGACCAGTAAAAATTTTTACCGCTTCAGAAAGCCTTTCGTCTGAAACGTCACCGTGCAGCCTCATTAAGCAGATATACTCTTTTCCAGTTTGCATGATCGCTCTGGCACATTTGGTAGATTCTTCTAATAGTATGGGTAGCACGCCGGAAACGGCCGGATATCCCCAGGCCTAAGGCCTGCTAGGGTCCCACCATGGCCAGCCCGCTTAACGCCCAACAAATCCTTTACCTTTGAGGATACTTCGTGACTAGTAGGCCCCCTTGGCTTATCCAAGTTAATGACGCCCAACCTCAAGTGCATCCTGATGGGTCTCTCGTATGGGTTGTGTCCGTATCTAGGGTCAGTGTCAGCCTCAACCCTTAATAGTGTCTTTCTTTCTTGCTGCCAAGGCGGAACGAGCCCTTCAACTACCTTACTCAAACTTGACGCTCGCCTCCTCTTTCATAAAATCTATGAGCCCAGATTCTTGTATAGTTTTTAAGACTTCTTCGTCTGATGCACCTTCCTTTATGTTCAATTTATACGGTGTGAAGGCGAGATGCGCAACGTTTACCCTTCTACGCCTAACACCTGTTAAGCTTTTAGGCCCTGTTACAATAACAAAGTTTTTATCAACTACGCCGACAACCACGCATTTCTGTCCGGCCTCTCTACCGACCGTCTTGAAGCATACTCTCCCAATCTCGGCCTTCAAGCTTTCCCACCGATTCTTTCACGCTAAATGACCGAGTTAAATACATTACCGTCTATAACTCTTATTGTTCGGCAGAAGATAGTATTCTTTGCGGAAACTTTAACCTCAAACTCTTTCACAACAATTTAATAAATACGACATGACCCATTATAACCACGGATTGCTTACGGGATGGGGCTTAGGTTTGAAGGTGGTAGCTGTCCTTGGACATAAGAAATCTGGAAAGACTAGACTTGCGACGATGTTGATAAGGGCTTTGAAAGAAATGAATTATAAGGTTGCCAGTGCCAAGCATGTTTACCATGCAAACTTCAGCATCGACCAGCCTGGAAAAGATAGTTGGAAGCA
Above is a genomic segment from Aigarchaeota archaeon containing:
- a CDS encoding 50S ribosomal protein L14e, whose protein sequence is MKAEIGRVCFKTVGREAGQKCVVVGVVDKNFVIVTGPKSLTGVRRRRVNVAHLAFTPYKLNIKEGASDEEVLKTIQESGLIDFMKEEASVKFE